Below is a window of Garra rufa chromosome 24, GarRuf1.0, whole genome shotgun sequence DNA.
GAATCATTGACTTGCGAGATGCAAGATTCTTAACCAAATGAGTGTCAATCAGACATAATTGCAAAAATAATTACACATCTGGTCGGTACTGAAAAAAACCCACCTAGAAATTACCTAGAAAATGACCCCCACATAGAAAATAAACTTCTCATTTTGCGATTGTGTATgtgggtacacacacacacacacacacacacacacacacacacacacaaattctcTATATTTGTCTGtccaggtgttttttttttttttttccacaggtgCGTCTTCAGTCCTGCAGTCTCCTGATGGTAATTGGATCGCCCTGCAGAGCTCCCAGCATTCTCGGCCCAGTTTGCTGACTAAGCGCAAAAGTCTTGTTTTCAGCGTGCTGGAGAAAGAATCAGGTGTTGTGTCTGCATATGACGAGATGGGCTCTGATTCAGATCCCGAGGACCAGGGGGGTTGGGGGGCTGCCCTGTTACAGTTTCGCAGACGTCTCTCTGATGAAACGTATTATACTGACTCTCAACATGATCCTGAATGGACATACACCAAACACCCACCCGTTACCTCACCCTCCTCAGGTCAGTACACCAACACTGAGACTCTAAACTCAGACTCGGAGACATCTCCTGCCCCATCCACTCGAGCCCGCAGACAAGCCCATGGAATGCCACAGAGGAAGAAAGGGCTGTCTGAAGCACACCTATATCCTCCCTACAGACATCCTGCAAACAGTGCCGCTTCACCTCTACTGAGGCCAGAGGTGCTGGATGTGAACTTTAACCCCCGTCTGGGAGGGGACAGTAGTGATGGGGAGGATCAGAGCGAGCAGGTCAAAAGATCAAGGAGGCGCAGAAAGAGCAAACGCGATACATCAGAGCACAGCCGAGCACATAATTCACTTTACAGTGCTGCCACAGTGGTGAGAAAAACAACAGCCTTTTGGTTGATCAAAAAAATCATAATGAGATTGTTTTGGCACATATAGTAGTTGAGATTTGGACTAAAATATGATGTAGATTTGACATACAATTTTGCTTCTGCTTGCATATCAagtttaaaaacacaaataagaATAAACATAGGGTGATAAGCTATTTGCAAAAACGAACTAGCAATGAATaccttaattatgatttttttttaaccacaccTACgtgattattatattattgttatgtaGCCTAGATTATTATTATcaactttaaatattaataaatatttatactaattaaattattaaatattaatactaataaatattatttcacagtAGTAATTTTTGCCATAATTTCTTTAGCTTCATGTGTTTTTTAAGACATTACAGTTAAATtactttattaaattatatataaggCTAGACTTTTTTTCATTGTAAGTGTACATTTCTATACAATTCAAATTATATTCTTTAAAAACAACACAAATGCTGCTTTTGTAATATACCGATTGTAAGGTGAATGCACACTGCTGCTCAGAAgttaagtaagatttttaatggtttttaaaggctgcatttatttgaaaaaaaaaaatattgtgaaatattatttcaatttaaaataactaaataagttttctgtgtgaatatattttaaaatgttatttattcctgtgatacaacgCTGaatttcattactccagtcttcagtgtcacaagagccttcagaaatcattttaacatgctgattgtatatcaatgttgaaaacagttgtgcttcttaatatttttgttgaaacctgtgagttttttccccagaattctttgacaaataaaagttaagtgttcatttaaaatagaaatcttttgttccaaaaaaaaaataattagcacaactgttttcaacattgataataacattaataatcagcatattggaatgatttttgaagaatcatgtgactgaaaactgaagtaatggctgataaaaaaaatcagctttgcatcaaaggaattaattatattttaaaatatattaatatagaacaccattattttaaactataataatatttcacaatataaaaatTGTTCTGtgttttgatcaagtaaatgcagccttgatgagcatataagatttcttttaaaaacattaaaaatcttactgatcccaaattgtATGTTACTCATTATTTGTCATTGtgaaaatgaaattataaaatcattaaaaacaaaaagtaagAACTTTTTTAGAATTCTTGTTTTTGAATTTGAATGGTATTCATATTTGACTCCAGTAGGTGGCAGTGCAGGACAGAGTTGTGCTATTATTGGCATAAATGGTGTGGAAGTCTTTTAACTCCATTATCTCAGTTTTGAAGTCTTtattttatattcttatttttctcCTTAACAATGTTTTTCCTCTTTCTTCTCTTCTCAACTGTCCCTCTCTTTAACATATCTCAGGAGAACAGTGCCATCCTCCTCAACGCCATGATGATGCGCCGCCAACAGAGCCAGGAGAACCCAGTCTCTCTGAATTACCAGACTCCAGACACTGTGACCCCTCCTGACCTTTTGACCTCTGATGCCATGACCACTGAACCTGACTATCAAAACACAGTTGCTCACAACTCCAGTGCTGCTAGCCCACTGATGCTGAGCCAACCTGGGGCCAGCAAACCAGAGTTCAGCATTCAGGGCCCTTTGCTCAGAGGCTCCTCTGGTAATGAAACCTTGGAACAGGAACTGAGATCCAAACTCTGTGAGCTGGTTGGGCAAGTCAGCAAGAGGGATGTGATATCATCTGATTTTGAGCCAATCAGGGAAGTGAGTGACAAGCAAGAGGACCGAGTAAGGGAGAAAGAAAGTGAGAAACTGAGACCAAAGGAGAGGCGCGAAAGCAAACGAGACAGGAGGGAAATAAAGTCGAAGGAGATTGGGAATCTGGGTGAAAGACAAACAGTTAGAGAAATGGACACAAGTGATGCTGTAAGACAGATAAATATAGCGAGAGAAATAAACAGAGATAGGGAGCGACAGAAAGAAATTGAAAGACaagtagagagagaaagagaaagacaaaGAGAGCTGGAGAAACAAATCGAGAGGGACAGAGAAAGACAACGAGAGATCGAGATGCAGGTTGAAAGGAAACAGGAAAGACAGAGAGAAATggagaaacaactgaaacaagaGCAAGAGAGACAATCAGAAATTGAGCAAGAGATAGAAAAGAAGAGGAAAAGCATACGCATGGAAAAAGAGAAATTAGAGCCTATAGTGAGTACAAAATCTAAAGAGGAAGAGAAACAGGAGTCCACAGGTAGAGTCATGGAGCGAAATCGGAGTTTGAAGGAAGAGTACGATAAAACAGAGAAGCCTGGTGAAGAAAAGGTGAAGATAATATCACCACAAAGAAGCCAATCAGAAACAGGGTCCGAAAAACAAGAACAACTTGAGACAAAGACATCAAGATCTTCAACTACATCTCCAGACAATGCCTCCTGTGGTCTGGAGGAGCCAATGTCTCCATCAGAGGTAAGCACTGGCTTCGGCCTGTTCCACTAAAAGTTCCTACTTCACCTAGACTTTGTTCTAAACTCTAGTGAACTGCCTAACCAGACTGCTTATATTGTTTCttgcagtaaaaataaaaatagcatgcaaCACATTTCAGATGCTACAATGTGTAATGTATAATGCATTGTAAGAAGGTCCTTAAATACATAGATGCCCTGTTGGC
It encodes the following:
- the myripb gene encoding rab effector MyRIP isoform X2, which produces MGRKLDLSGLSNDEAEHVLRVVQRDMHLRKKEEERLSEMKQELEEEGSRCLLLSKQHKFNEHCCIRCCSPFTFLLNHKRPCLDCHYNVCKSCRTYSQSERGYICAACQKSRLLRTQYLEWYYNNVKSRFKRFGSAKVLKTLYRKHIIERGTLSELPEVSAHEGSNDNGSVCDGSDSTLYRQSEGHSMADTLTVALRVAEEAIEEAIAKAESYRDSLEKQNEARYLRDHKEELIEELATAIVQKIIQRGKRSEIQAEYEFVWPQSSELPSPTSTQNIHTTQHSHTTSQHGAVAQTGSTSSYLLWKSRSAFSLTSDDSPEKGPEVGMAPGVAESAEVETAIQNYSSLRRESRASSLPGWKSVDRLDNSSASSVLQSPDGNWIALQSSQHSRPSLLTKRKSLVFSVLEKESGVVSAYDEMGSDSDPEDQGGWGAALLQFRRRLSDETYYTDSQHDPEWTYTKHPPVTSPSSGQYTNTETLNSDSETSPAPSTRARRQAHGMPQRKKGLSEAHLYPPYRHPANSAASPLLRPEVLDVNFNPRLGGDSSDGEDQSEQVKRSRRRRKSKRDTSEHSRAHNSLYSAATVENSAILLNAMMMRRQQSQENPVSLNYQTPDTVTPPDLLTSDAMTTEPDYQNTVAHNSSAASPLMLSQPGASKPEFSIQGPLLRGSSGNETLEQELRSKLCELVGQVSKRDVISSDFEPIREVSDKQEDRVREKESEKLRPKERRESKRDRREIKSKEIGNLGERQTVREMDTSDAVRQINIAREINRDRERQKEIERQVERERERQRELEKQIERDRERQREIEMQVERKQERQREMEKQLKQEQERQSEIEQEIEKKRKSIRMEKEKLEPIVSTKSKEEEKQESTGRVMERNRSLKEEYDKTEKPGEEKVKIISPQRSQSETGSEKQEQLETKTSRSSTTSPDNASCGLEEPMSPSEKYSAASLCSITTEVLKVLNATEELLGEAEGKGPDSSPASTPMSSGPGNRKLDQHLTKMEENVYLAAGAVYSLEGALSDLEDCARSISSSTTETELAFLEEQVATAAAQVQQSELQISDIEARISALKTAGLNVSACTRFSKNKSKLVPQTLDSSRHQRRKLPAPPIRSLSSEKEVKSEPQMRSMRL
- the myripb gene encoding rab effector MyRIP isoform X1, coding for MGRKLDLSGLSNDEAEHVLRVVQRDMHLRKKEEERLSEMKQELEEEGSRCLLLSKQHKFNEHCCIRCCSPFTFLLNHKRPCLDCHYNVCKSCRTYSQSERGYICAACQKSRLLRTQYLEWYYNNVKSRFKRFGSAKVLKTLYRKHIIERGTLSELPEVSAHEGSNDNGSVCDGSDSTLYRQSEGHSMADTLTVALRVAEEAIEEAIAKAESYRDSLEKQNEARYLRDHKEELIEELATAIVQKIIQRGKRSEIQAEYEFVWPQSSELPSPTSTQNIHTTQHSHTTSQHGAVAQTGSTSSYLLWKSRSAFSLTSDDSPEKGPEVGMAPGVAESAEVETAIQNYSSLRRESRASSLPGWKSVDRLDNSSASSVLQSPDGNWIALQSSQHSRPSLLTKRKSLVFSVLEKESGVVSAYDEMGSDSDPEDQGGWGAALLQFRRRLSDETYYTDSQHDPEWTYTKHPPVTSPSSGQYTNTETLNSDSETSPAPSTRARRQAHGMPQRKKGLSEAHLYPPYRHPANSAASPLLRPEVLDVNFNPRLGGDSSDGEDQSEQVKRSRRRRKSKRDTSEHSRAHNSLYSAATVENSAILLNAMMMRRQQSQENPVSLNYQTPDTVTPPDLLTSDAMTTEPDYQNTVAHNSSAASPLMLSQPGASKPEFSIQGPLLRGSSGNETLEQELRSKLCELVGQVSKRDVISSDFEPIREVSDKQEDRVREKESEKLRPKERRESKRDRREIKSKEIGNLGERQTVREMDTSDAVRQINIAREINRDRERQKEIERQVERERERQRELEKQIERDRERQREIEMQVERKQERQREMEKQLKQEQERQSEIEQEIEKKRKSIRMEKEKLEPIVSTKSKEEEKQESTGRVMERNRSLKEEYDKTEKPGEEKVKIISPQRSQSETGSEKQEQLETKTSRSSTTSPDNASCGLEEPMSPSEEGLSDRTLQQRLQLLSSFLQQKYSAASLCSITTEVLKVLNATEELLGEAEGKGPDSSPASTPMSSGPGNRKLDQHLTKMEENVYLAAGAVYSLEGALSDLEDCARSISSSTTETELAFLEEQVATAAAQVQQSELQISDIEARISALKTAGLNVSACTRFSKNKSKLVPQTLDSSRHQRRKLPAPPIRSLSSEKEVKSEPQMRSMRL